The genomic stretch CAAAGTGCTGCGTTGAACGACGGAGCGACAAAGAGCAACTAAGCTGAACAGTATCAAGGGAGAGACACTATGTACTTGACGCCTCAGCATGTCTTGCTTGCCGGAGCCACCGGGCTGACCGGTGAACACCTGCTCGACCGTTTGCTCAACGAACCGACGATCACTCGCGTCCTGGCCCCTTCACGCCGGCCGCTGGCCGAACATCCCCATCTGGAAAACCCGGTCGGCGACCCGCAGACCTTCCTGCCGCAACTGGCCGGTCGCGTCGACATCGCCTATTGCTGCCTCGGCACCACCATCAAACAGGCCGGCTCCGAAGAAGCGTTCCGCGCCGTGGATCTGGACATGGTCGTGGCGTTCGCCAAACGCGCCCGGGAAATGGGCGCACGGCACCTGATCGTGATCAGTGCCCTGGGGGCTGATCGCCGATCCTCGATTTTCTACAACAAGGTCAAAGGCGAGATGGAACACGCCTTGCGCGCGCAGGACTGGCCACAACTGACCATCTGCCGGCCTTCGTTGTTGCTGGGGGATCGCAGCGAGCCACGGCTTGGCGAGCAGCTTGCTGCACCGTTTTCGAAACTGATTCCCGGCAAATACCGCGGCATCGAAGCCTGCCAACTGGCCCGGGCCATGTGGCGGCTGGCGCTTGAGGAACAGGACGGAGTGCGAATCGTCGAGTCGGATGAATTGAGAAAGCTCGGCAAGTAAGCTCACTCGTCACAGCGGTTCAACGCGGATCCGGTCAGTCATTACCAATGACGTTCAAGATCTTGCGTTGAACTGCCTGACATCTGAAATGAACTGCATCGAATCAACCCTCGTGTCGTAACTATCTACCACGTGCCCCTTTCCTTTCATCGATAACGTGCCCTCCGGCACGCCTGCGTCTGCAGCCATTGCGTTACGAAATGGCTCAGCCCCACGTCAGGCAATCAATGAAAGGAATCCTTGATGGCACCGCAAACAAAAACGTCCAAAGGCACCAGCAAACCCCATCCCACCCTCGACAGGTCGGCACCAGAAACTCCATTGACTCCACATCAGGGCATCTCGGGAGCTATTCGATCCGCAGAAACAGTCACTACAGTCCGCCCTTCAGAGACGCCAGCGGCGCACTCTTCCAGTGACACCTTGTCTGCGATACAGATTCAAGACTTGATCAATCCGGTCGGAAACAGTCAGGGAGGCTTAGCCAGCAACGCTCGCTCGACCGAATCGATCCGCCACTATGAGCTGTCGACACAGGTGAGAAATCTACTGCCTGCCGTCAATACAGAAGGATTGCGCGTCCACAGGGGACGCATCTATGCCGAGGTTCAGTACACCACGACCACGACTGTCATGGTGGCCTGGGACGAAGGTCTCGGAACCTACCGAGCCATGCGCCCACAGGAACTGCAACCTTCGGGTCCCGTCCTGCATTTCGACGCCGAGAGCAATACCTGGCGGGTCGGCGAGCCGCAGATTGTCAGTCATACCATCGAATCAACGGTACACCGGCAGGCTGACAACGCCGGCAGTAACCCGACACAAACACCCCAACCCCACCTGCCGGGACCGGCCCTGACGCCGCCGAATACTGCAGCGACATACGTCGACACCCAACACTACGTATGGAACAACGCCGCCGCCAATCATCATGGTTATGTGGTCATGCACCGAAAAATGCGCCGGGACGACTCGGTCGGGCCGTTGCTGCATCATGCGTTCATCGACGACAACGGCTCGTTTGTCAGTGTTGAACCTTCCGCCTCGCGAATCGATCAACCCGCCGAACTACTACCAGCCTGGACAGACCGCGACCTCTGGGATCTCTACGGGATACAGGGCGCAGAAATCACCCGTTTTCGCACCGAAGCGCACAGCACCGGCAAAAAACCTCTGTGGGCGACCGTTCGGGCGCAACGGATGGAGAACGCCTACCTGTTTGACGAGCTGTACCGCTGGTCTGGTATGGACATGGAGCGCGGCATGTTCAACAGCCTCCTGAGCCATCAGAACCGTACTCCCGCCCAATGGGCAGAACACCTCGAATCCGTCACCTTGCACCGCAGCACATCCGGCCCGAAAACGCCGTTGCCAAACCTGCCGACACCCGGCTCACCGTCTCCACGTCCATCAACACCCGACATGTCCAGGACAACAGACGCCACGCTTCCCTACGGTGATCAGCGCTACTACACCTGGGATCTCGACAAATCGAATTACCATGGTTATGTCGAGATGCAGCGTAAGCCTGGCCTGGATGACAATCATGGACCGCTCACCCAACTGGCATTTCGTGAAGGTGCGAGACTGACTGTCGTCAAACCCACCAATTATCCGATCTACAAAGAGAATGTTCTGCGTCCCTTCTGGCGGGACATCGATATCTGGAACCTTTACAGGATCGAAGGGCCGGACATCGTGCGCTTTCGTCAGGACGTTGCGCTCCATCAGAAACCGCCTGGCTGGGTCAAACAACGGGAATACCCTTCCCAGCGTGAACAACTGATCGACTATCTGCGGCTGTGGACCAATCCTGACTCTCCACTCAAATCACGAGAGCAAATCCTCGCCCGATTCCAGCCCTACAATCTTTCCGTTCAGCAACTGGAGCGATTGTGCAAGGAGCTGTCGCCAACAGGTCAGTTCAAGAGTCTCATCAATGATGAGGTGCCCGTGTGGGTCAGGACCCATCAACATCGCTCGCGACTGGTAACCAACGAAAAACTCTTCGATCCGTTTCTGCCGGAAATCGATGCTGAAATCATCCAGCTGAGAAATCAGGGAGAAGGTACCAGCCTGCTGAAGGCCAGTCTGACCGAACCCTTCTTTCAAGAATTGCTGCGCCTCAGCGGCTTCAAACGCAACAAGCACAATTATCTGTACAGAACCGACATTCCCGCCGTGTTCAAAGTGGATGACCGGACACCTTTCGAAATAGCCCGGCCCGCTGCCATGGTCCCGCGCGTGGTATCGGCCGTGGGCGCCACGAGCGAGATACCCGTCAGTGCAATGTTCAGCCTCAAGACCGCCATGGATTTTGCAAATGAAACCAGGGGAGTGACAGGCAAGGAACCGTCACAGACAACCAGCGGCACTTCGACGCCCCACGCTCAGCGCATCCGGTTTTGCTACTTGCTCGACACCCGCAATGTGGAGGTCGTTGCGGGGCAGGATAATCGCGTCTACAACCCGACGCGGCTCGACCGAAGCCCCGCGGAAGGCAAAACATGGTTCCCGAGCATGAGGATGGAGGGCCATGTTTCGATGTCGTCGATCGGCTTCACGTCGAGGCGCGTCTGGCTGGTCAACTCAGGCATGACCCGTGCGGCGACAGTGGAAGATATCTATTTGCAGGCGCTGACACACGTCACCGGATCACATCAGAACCCTGCCGACGCCATCGAAGCCCGCACTCGGGCAGGAGAGTTGAACCGGGACGAATATGACGTGCTGATCGATGAGGTGGCGACAGCCGGCAAACGCGTTATCGAATTGCCGACAGGACAGGACATTTTTTCCGACGACATCGTCTTTCCGCCCGAAACGATCACGCTGTAGGGCGTTTCAAAGGCTCGACCCAGTGGGTCGAGCCTTTGATTTTCATAGTCCGCCAGTCGCCTGAAATCCCACGCCGATCACCGTCAGCAACGACAACGGCAACAACAGCGTATCGAGCAACGCACTGGCCGGCAGATCCACCCCGGGATAGCTTGGCGCCTCGGCTCCGAACCGATCCATCGCGCAACAGCCACCGTTCATGGCGTACAAGTCCAGCCGAGTGCCGGAATACACCACCGGCGCGCCGGGCTTGGCGGCATCGAGCGTGCGCGCCGTGGCACAGCCAGTCAGTTGCAATATCAGCAGGATCGCCAGCAGCTTATTCATCGCTGCTCAGGTGATGCTCGCCCCAGCGCGGCAGCATGTCCTGGGGGATGCCCAGCAGATTGAGAATCCGCGCCACCACGAAATCGATCAGGTCATCGATGGTCTGCGGCTGGTGATAAAAGCCAGGCGAGGCCGGCAGGATAGTCACGCCCATGTTCGACAACTTGAGCATGTGCTCCAGGTGAATGCTCGAATACGGCGCTTCGCGCGGTACCAGAATCAACTGGCGACGCTCTTTCAACGTTACATCTGCCGCTCGCTCGATCAGGTTGTTGCAGGCGCCTGTGGCGATGGCCGACAAGGTGCCTGTCGAGCACGGCACCACCACCATCGCCGCCGGCGCCCCGGAGCCCGAGGCCACTGGCGACATCCAGTCTTCCTTGCCATACACGCGGATCTGCCCGGCGGCGGCGCCGGTGTATTCGGTGAGGAACGCCTGCATCATTTGCGGCTTGGCCGGCAGCGACACGTCCGTCTCGGTAGCCATCACCAGTTGCGCGGCCTTGGAGATCAGGAAATGTACTTCGCGATCCTCGCGCACTAGGCAATCCAGCAGACGCAAGCCGTACTGGGCGCCGGACGCGCCGGTCATCGCCAGCGTGATGCGTTCCGGGCCGTTGCTCATTTCAGCGCCTCGGCGAGTTTGCCGTGCAGACCGCCGAAGCCGCCGTTGCTCATGATCACCACGTGGGTGCCGGGCTGGGCCTGGCTTTTCACGCGTTCGATGATGCCTTCCAGCGAATCGCTGACGATCGACGGCACGGTGCACAACGCGGCAGTGCCAGCCAGGTCCCAGCCGAGGTTGGCCGGGGCGTACCAGATCACCTGATCGGCATCGACCACGCTGTCCGGCAAGCCATCACGGTGTGCGCCGAGCTTCATCGAGTTGGAACGCGGCTCGATGATCGCGATCAGCGGTGCGTCGCCAATGCGTTTGCGCAGGCCGTCGAGGGTGGTCGCAATGGCGGTCGGGTGGTGGGCGAAGTCGTCGTAGATGGTGATGCCGCGCACTTCCGCGACTTTTTCCATCCGACGCTTGACGCTCTTGAACGCGCTCAACCCGGCGATGCCCATCGACGGCACAACACCAACGTGACGCGCTGCCGCCAGAGTAGCCAATGCGTTGGCTACGTTGTGCTGCCCCGTCAATTCCCACTCGACGACGCCTTGGGAGACGCCCTCGAACATCACTTCGAATGCCGAGCCGTCGTCCTTCAGCAACTTGACCTGCCACTGACCGCCAGCACCGGTGGTTTGCACCGGGGTCCAGCAGCCCATCTCGATCACGCGCTGCAAGGCGGGTTCGGTGGTCGGGTGGATCACCAGGCCTTCGCTCGGAATAGTCCGCACCAAGTGGTGGAACTGGCGCTCGATGGCCGGCAGATCCGGGAAAATGTCAGCGTGATCGAACTCAAGGTTGTTGAGGATCGCCGTACGTGGACGGTAGTGGACAAACTTCGAGCGTTTGTCGAAGAACGCGCTGTCGTACTCGTCGGCCTCGATCACGAAGAACGGCGTGCCACCCAGACGCGCCGACACCGAGAAATTCTGCGGAACGCCGCCGATCAGGAAGCCCGGGCTCATGCCGGCATGTTCCAGTACCCAGGCGAGCATGCTGCTGGTGGTGGTCTTGCCGTGAGTACCGGCAACCGCCAGCACCCAGCGACCTTGCAGCACATGGTCGGCCAGCCACTGCGGGCCGGAGACGTACGGCAGGCCTTTGTTCAGCACATATTCCACCGCCGGATTGCCGCGGGACATGGCGTTGCCGATCACCACCAGATCCGGCGCCGGATCAAGCTGGGCCGGGTCGTAGCCCTGAGTCAGCTGAATGCCCTGGGCTTCAAGCTGGGTGCTCATCGGCGGATAAACGTTGGCATCGGAGCCGGTCACGTGATGGCCCAGCTCTTTGGCCAGAACCGCCATCGAGCCCATGAAAGTCCCGCAGATACCCAGAATATGAATGTGCATAGTCGACCTCGTAAAACATGGCCGCAGGGTAGCCCAGGCAGGGGAAAACCGCATCCTCGTTTTCAGGGGTCAAGCGCTGCGGGCGATCCCGTGCTTGCGCAGCTTTCTATAGAGCGTATTGCGACTGACGCCCAGTTGCTGCGCCGTGTGGGTCATGTGCCAGCGCGTGTGTTCCAGCGCATTGAGCAACGCCAGCCGCTCGGCATCCTCCAGCGGCTGCCCGGATGACGCTTCATCGACTTTGACCAGCAGCGGTTGTACCTGCCGGAACATCGCCGGCAGATCATCCAGCCCGATCCGCCCCTCATCGCACAACGCCGCCAGCGTTCGCAGCACGTTGCGCAACTGCCGCACGTTGCCCGGCCAGTTGAAGCCCAGCAACGCCTGGCGCGCCGGTTCTTCGATCAGGATCGTTTCACCGCCCGCCTCTTCGGCCAGCAGGAAATCCAGCAACTGCGACTTGTCACTGCGCTCGCGCAATGGCGGTAGCGCCACTTCCAGCCCGTTGAGCCGGTAATACAAATCTTCCCGAAAACTGCCGTCGCCAACCCGTTCCAGCAAGTTACGGTGTGTGGCACTGATGATCCGCACGTTGACCGCTTCCGGCTCGCCGCCAATCGGCACCACTTGCCGGTCTTCAAGCACCCGCAACAGACGGGTCTGCAAGGCCAGCGGCATGTCGCCGATTTCATCGAGGAACAGCGTGCCGCCATCGGCCTGCTGCAACTTGCCGCGCATGCCGTCCTTGCGCGCGCCGGTGAAGCTGCCGCCGCGATAGCCGAACAGTTCGCTCTCGATCAGGCTTTCGGGAATGGCCGCGCAGTTGAGGGCGACGAACGCTTTGCCGGCGCGTTGACTGGCCTGATGCACGGCCTTGGCGAACGCTTCCTTGCCGGAGCCGGTTTCACCGTTGATCAGCAGCGGCACGTCACGCTCGAACACTCGCAAGGCCTTGCGGAAATCCGCTTGCAGCCCGGCGTCGCCCAGACAAATGCCAGCCAGGCGTGGCGCCTCGGGAGCCTGAGGTTTCGGCAAGACGATGGATGGCTTGCGCGACTCGCCACGCAGCACCGCGAACAGATGCCGTCCGTCACGAGTGCGCAACGGCCAACTGGCGCTGGCATTGGCACTCGCACGCCCCAGCAACTCATCCAGCGAACAATCGAAAAACGCCTCCACCGGTTTGCCGAGCAAACCACCGCGAATGTGTCCCAGCAGGTTCAAGGCGCTCTGATTGACCGCACTGATCCGCCCTTCCCCGTCAAACGCCAGCAGCCCTTCGCTGAACAGCCCGACGGATTCGGCCTGGAGATGAAAACGCAGCAACCATTGGTTATCGAAACAGCGCAGGAAGTAGCAGCTCTCGATCATCTTCGCCGACAAATTGACCAGCGCCATGGTGTGGAACTGGCTCTGGCGCGAGACGTCATGCCGCGCAGAGGAAACATCGAGCACCGCCAGCAGTTCACCGTGCGGGTCGAACACCGGGCTCGCCGAGCAGGTCAGGCCGGTGTGACGGCCGCGAAAGTGTTCGTCCTGGTGGATGGTCAGGGCCTGACGTTCCACCAGGCAGGTGCCGATGCCGTTGGTGCCTTCACAGGCCTCGCTCCAGTCGGAACCGAGCCAGAGCCCTGCGCGTTCGAAGATCTTGCGTTCGGCAGGAGCGGTGACGCAGTTGAGGATTACCCCACGGGCGTCGGTCAGCAGTACCGCGTGGCCGGCGCCGGAGAGTTGCTGATGCAGGCTGCTCATTTCGTTGCCGGCGATCTGCAACACCTGTTGCAACCGTTCGCGGCTTTCGAGGACACGACCGTGTTCGAGTACGGTCGGCGCCATGGTCAGGGCCGGGTCGAGGTGATAGTCCTCAAGACAACGCAGCCACGAGCGGGCGATCGACGGGTCGGCACCGGGGCCGTGCAGGTGCGGCTTGCCCTGGGTGACGGTGAGAACCTGTTGGGCATGGCGACTCAAATGGTTGTCGTGCATTTCTTATTATTCTCCCCGAGGCTCATCGGCCCATGCGTGAAGTGGTGCCCAGCATCCTCCAGCCAACCGGTCTTTGCAATGCTGGCAAGACCACCCGGTCACAGGTTGTGCCAGAAGCGGTACAAACTGTCACCCGAGCTGTACCGATACCGTCACAGACGCTTGCCACTTGTCCGACAGAAATCACGCAAGGCCTTGATTTGCCTGAGCTGCACGGCGGTGGCCCGACCTTTGCTCTACGCTTATAGCAAGCGCTCATGCGCGTTTCTCTAATAAGTACAAAGCCAAGGAGAACATCATCATGCGTTACGCTCACCCCGGTACTGAAGGCGCCAAAGTCTCGTTCAAGAGCAAGTACGGTAACTACATCGGCGGCGAGTTCGTCGCGCCTGTCAAAGGTCAGTACTTCACCAACACCTCGCCAGTGAATGGCCAGCCGATTGCCGAATTCCCGCGTTCCACTGCCGAAGACATCGACAAGGCCCTGGACGCCGCCCACGCTGCCGCCGATGCCTGGGGCTCGACCTCCGCCCAGGCCCGCTCGCTGATCCTGCTGAAAATCGCCGACCGCATCGAACAGAACCTCGAACTGCTGGCGATCACCGAAACCTGGGACAACGGCAAAGCCATCCGCGAAACCCTCAACGCCGACATCCCGCTGGCCGCCGACCACTTCCGCTATTTCGCCGGGTGCCTGCGCGCCCAGGAAGGCAGCGCCGCCGAGATCGATGGCAACACCGTCGCTTATCACATTCATGAACCGCTGGGCGTGGTCGGCCAGATCATCCCGTGGAACTTCCCGATCCTGATGGCCGCATGGAAACTCGCCCCGGCCCTGGCCGCCGGCAACTGCGTGGTGCTCAAACCTGCCGAGCAAACCCCGCTGGGCATCAGCGTGCTGCTGGAGCTGATCGGCGACCTGCTGCCGCCGGGCGTGCTCAACGTGGTGCAAGGGTTCGGCAAAGAAGCTGGCGAAGCCCTGGCCACCAGCAAGCGCATCGCCAAGATCGCCTTCACCGGCTCGACCCCGGTCGGCTCGCACATCATGAAATGCGCGGCCGAAAACATCATTCCGTCCACCGTGGAACTGGGCGGCAAGTCGCCGAACATTTTCTTCGAAGACATCATGAAAGCCGAGCCGAGCTTCATCGAAAAAGCCGCTGAAGGTCTGGTGCTGGCGTTCTTCAACCAGGGCGAAGTCTGCACCTGCCCGTCCCGTGCGCTGGTACAGGAATCGATCTACGACGAATTCATGGCCGTCGTCATGAAGAAAGTCCTGCAAATCAAACGTGGCGATCCGCTGGACACCGACACCATGGTCGGCGCCCAGGCGTCCGAGCAGCAATTCGACAAGATTCTTTCGTACCTGGAAATCGCCAAGGGCGAAGGTGCCGAACTGCTGACCGGCGGCAAGGTGGAAAAACTCGAAGGCAACCTGGCCTCCGGTTATTACATCCAGCCGACCCTGCTCAAGGGCACCAACAAGATGCGTGTGTTCCAGGAAGAAATCTTCGGCCCGGTGGTGAGCATCACCACCTTCAAGGACGAAGCCGAAGCCCTGGCAATCGCCAACGACACCGAGTTCGGCCTGGGCGCCGGCCTCTGGACCCGCGACATCAACCGCGCCTATCGCATGGGCCGCGCCATCAAGGCCGGTCGTGTGTGGACCAACTGCTACCACCTGTACCCGGCGCACGCCGCGTTCGGCGGGTACAAGAAGTCCGGCGTCGGCCGTGAAACCCACAAGATGATGCTCGACCACTACCAACAGACCAAAAACCTGCTGGTGAGCTACGACATCAATCCGCTGGGCTTCTTCTAAAAAACCGAGGGCGGTGCCGAGATTTCGGTACCGCCCTTTTCATCCCGATGACTACTCCCTGGCCTGGCCGCTCTGGCACGGGCCTTGCGTACCCGTCATTCAGGATTTGCGTGAACACTGCCGCTGCGTGAACAGCGCCCACCCACTCAACCGCTGCACCCGAAAGTCCAACAGATCGAACAATAAAAAAGACAGAGAGGACTTATGACTTCCACCACACAACTCAAACCCACACTCGGCACCCTGCATCTCTGGGGCATTGCCGTCGGCCTGGTGATTTCCGGCGAATACTTCGGCTGGAGTTACGGCTGGGGCACGGCGGGAACCCTGGGTTTCCTGGTCACGGCCCTGATGGTCGCGACCATGTACACCTGCTTCATCTTCAGTTTCACCGAACTGACCACCGCGATTCCCCACGCGGGCGGGCCGTTCGCCTACAGCCGCCGAGCCTTTGGTGAGAAAGGCGGATTGATCGCCGGGATCGCCACGCTGATCGAGTTCGTGTTCGCCCCGCCGGCCATCGCCATGGCCATCGGTGCCTATCTCAATGTGCAATATCCGGAACTTGATCCGAAAGTCGCGGCGGTCGGCGCGTATTTCGTGTTCATGACCCTGAACATCCTCGGCGTCAGCATCGCCGCGACCTTCGAACTGGTGGTCACCGTGCTCGCCGTCGCCGAACTGCTGGTGTTCATGGGCGTCGTTGCACCGGGCTTCAGTTTCAGCAACTTCGTGCTGAACGGCTGGTCGGGCGCCAACGAATTCACGATGGGCTCGATTCCCGGCATTTTCGCCGCCATTCCCTTCGCGATCTGGTTTTTCCTCGCCATCGAAGGCGCAGCCATGGCGGCCGAGGAAGCCAAGGACCCGAAACGCACGATTCCCAAGGCTTACGTCAGCGGCATCCTGACCTTGGTGTTTCTGGCCATTGGTGTAATGGTGATGGCGGGCGGCGTCGGCGACTGGCGCCAGCTGTCGAACATCAACGACCCGTTGCCTCAAGCGATGAAAGCGGTGGTCGGCAACAATTCGACGTGGATGCACATGCTGGTCTGGATCGGCCTGTTCGGGCTGGTGGCGAGTTTCCACGGGATCATCCTCGGTTACTCGCGGCAGTTCTTCGCCCTCGCCCGGGCCGGTTATCTGCCGAAAAGCCTGGCCAAACTCTCGCGTTTCCAGACGCCGCACCGGGCGATTCTGGCCGGCGGTGTGATCGGCATCGCGGCAATCTACAGCGACGGACTGGTCAATCTGCAAGGCATGACCCTGACGGCAGCGATGATCACCATGTCGGTGTTCGGCGCCATCGTGATGTACATCATCAGCATGCTCAGCCTGTTCAAACTGCGCAAAACCGAGCCGAACCTGGAACGCACCTTCCGCGCGCCGGGTTATCCGGTGGTGCCGGCCATCGCGCTGTTCCTGGCGGTGGTGTGCCTGGTGGCGATGGCCTGGTTCAACACGCTGATCGGTTGTGTATTCCTCGGGTTCATGGCCGCCGGTTACCTGTACTTCCAGCTGACCGCCAAGCAACGCTCCGAAGCACCGGCAGACGCTATGCTCGAAGGTATCTAAACGCTAACTGAGCTGCACCGGCATCGGGCCTCGGGCTCGGTGCCCGCACTAAAAGCATTCATTCAGGAGGAACGCGCCCCATGGCCGCATTTGCCCATACCGTCGGCGCCCAGACCTATCGCTTCGACAGCCTCAAGGACGTGATGGCCAAGGCCAGCCCGGCTCGGTCGGGGGATTTCCTGGCTGGCGTCGCTGCGCTCAACGATGGCGAGCGAGTCGCCGCGCAAATGGCGCTGGCCGACATCCCGCTGACACATTTCCTGCAGGAAGCACTGATTCCCTACGAAGCCGATGAAGTCACCCGACTGATCATCGACAGCCATGACAAGCAGGCCTTTGCGGTCGTCAGCCATCTCACCGTTGGCGGCTTTCGCGACTGGCTGCTGAGCGAAGCGGCCGACGAGTCCAGCCTGCGTGCCCTGGCCCCTGGCCTCACGCCGGAAATGGTCGCCGCTGTGTCGAAGATCATGCGCGTGCAGGATCTGGTGCTGGTGGCGCAGAAGATCCGCGTCGTCACGAAATTTCGCGGCACCCTCGGCCTGCGTGGACGGTTATCCACAAGGCTGCAACCCAATCACCCGACCGACGAACCGTCCGGCATCGCGGCGAGCATTCTCGACGGTCTGTTGTACGGCAACGGCGATGCGATGATCGGCATCAACCCGGCCACCGACAGCATCGCCTCGATCTGCGCGATGCTGGAAATGCTCGACGCGATCATCCAGCGCTACGACATTCCAACTCAGGCCTGCGTCCTGACCCACGTCACCACGTCTATAGAGGCGATCAACCGTGGGGTGCCGCTGGATCTGGTGTTCCAGTCGATTGCCGGCACCGAAACGGCCAATGCCAGTTTCGGCATCAACCTGAATATCTTGCAGGAAGGCTATGACGCCGGGCTGAGCCTCAATCGCGGCACGCTGGGGCAGAACCTGATGTATTTCGAAACCGGCCAGGGCAGCGCGCTGTCGGCCAATGCCCACCACGGCGTCGATCAACAGACCTGCGAGACCCGGGCCTACGCCGTGGCGCGACATTTCAAACCGTTTCTGGTGAACACCGTCGTAGGATTCATCGGCCCGGAGTACCTCTACAACGGCAAGCAGATCATCCGCGCCGGCCTCGAAGACCACTTCTGCGGCAAGCTGCTCGGCGTGCCGATGGGCTGCGACATCTGCTACACCAACCACGCCGAGGCCGACCAGGACGACATGGACACCCTGCTGACCCTGCTGGGCGTGGCGGGGATCAATTTCATCATGGGCATCCCCGGCTCCGACGACATCATGCTCAACTACCAGACCACTTCGTTCCACGACGCCCTCTACGCGCGTCAGACCCTGGGCCTGAAACCG from Pseudomonas allokribbensis encodes the following:
- a CDS encoding oxidoreductase; its protein translation is MYLTPQHVLLAGATGLTGEHLLDRLLNEPTITRVLAPSRRPLAEHPHLENPVGDPQTFLPQLAGRVDIAYCCLGTTIKQAGSEEAFRAVDLDMVVAFAKRAREMGARHLIVISALGADRRSSIFYNKVKGEMEHALRAQDWPQLTICRPSLLLGDRSEPRLGEQLAAPFSKLIPGKYRGIEACQLARAMWRLALEEQDGVRIVESDELRKLGK
- the eat gene encoding ethanolamine permease, with translation MTSTTQLKPTLGTLHLWGIAVGLVISGEYFGWSYGWGTAGTLGFLVTALMVATMYTCFIFSFTELTTAIPHAGGPFAYSRRAFGEKGGLIAGIATLIEFVFAPPAIAMAIGAYLNVQYPELDPKVAAVGAYFVFMTLNILGVSIAATFELVVTVLAVAELLVFMGVVAPGFSFSNFVLNGWSGANEFTMGSIPGIFAAIPFAIWFFLAIEGAAMAAEEAKDPKRTIPKAYVSGILTLVFLAIGVMVMAGGVGDWRQLSNINDPLPQAMKAVVGNNSTWMHMLVWIGLFGLVASFHGIILGYSRQFFALARAGYLPKSLAKLSRFQTPHRAILAGGVIGIAAIYSDGLVNLQGMTLTAAMITMSVFGAIVMYIISMLSLFKLRKTEPNLERTFRAPGYPVVPAIALFLAVVCLVAMAWFNTLIGCVFLGFMAAGYLYFQLTAKQRSEAPADAMLEGI
- a CDS encoding sigma-54-dependent Fis family transcriptional regulator — translated: MHDNHLSRHAQQVLTVTQGKPHLHGPGADPSIARSWLRCLEDYHLDPALTMAPTVLEHGRVLESRERLQQVLQIAGNEMSSLHQQLSGAGHAVLLTDARGVILNCVTAPAERKIFERAGLWLGSDWSEACEGTNGIGTCLVERQALTIHQDEHFRGRHTGLTCSASPVFDPHGELLAVLDVSSARHDVSRQSQFHTMALVNLSAKMIESCYFLRCFDNQWLLRFHLQAESVGLFSEGLLAFDGEGRISAVNQSALNLLGHIRGGLLGKPVEAFFDCSLDELLGRASANASASWPLRTRDGRHLFAVLRGESRKPSIVLPKPQAPEAPRLAGICLGDAGLQADFRKALRVFERDVPLLINGETGSGKEAFAKAVHQASQRAGKAFVALNCAAIPESLIESELFGYRGGSFTGARKDGMRGKLQQADGGTLFLDEIGDMPLALQTRLLRVLEDRQVVPIGGEPEAVNVRIISATHRNLLERVGDGSFREDLYYRLNGLEVALPPLRERSDKSQLLDFLLAEEAGGETILIEEPARQALLGFNWPGNVRQLRNVLRTLAALCDEGRIGLDDLPAMFRQVQPLLVKVDEASSGQPLEDAERLALLNALEHTRWHMTHTAQQLGVSRNTLYRKLRKHGIARSA
- the mpl gene encoding UDP-N-acetylmuramate:L-alanyl-gamma-D-glutamyl-meso-diaminopimelate ligase; the encoded protein is MHIHILGICGTFMGSMAVLAKELGHHVTGSDANVYPPMSTQLEAQGIQLTQGYDPAQLDPAPDLVVIGNAMSRGNPAVEYVLNKGLPYVSGPQWLADHVLQGRWVLAVAGTHGKTTTSSMLAWVLEHAGMSPGFLIGGVPQNFSVSARLGGTPFFVIEADEYDSAFFDKRSKFVHYRPRTAILNNLEFDHADIFPDLPAIERQFHHLVRTIPSEGLVIHPTTEPALQRVIEMGCWTPVQTTGAGGQWQVKLLKDDGSAFEVMFEGVSQGVVEWELTGQHNVANALATLAAARHVGVVPSMGIAGLSAFKSVKRRMEKVAEVRGITIYDDFAHHPTAIATTLDGLRKRIGDAPLIAIIEPRSNSMKLGAHRDGLPDSVVDADQVIWYAPANLGWDLAGTAALCTVPSIVSDSLEGIIERVKSQAQPGTHVVIMSNGGFGGLHGKLAEALK
- the exaC gene encoding acetaldehyde dehydrogenase ExaC, yielding MRYAHPGTEGAKVSFKSKYGNYIGGEFVAPVKGQYFTNTSPVNGQPIAEFPRSTAEDIDKALDAAHAAADAWGSTSAQARSLILLKIADRIEQNLELLAITETWDNGKAIRETLNADIPLAADHFRYFAGCLRAQEGSAAEIDGNTVAYHIHEPLGVVGQIIPWNFPILMAAWKLAPALAAGNCVVLKPAEQTPLGISVLLELIGDLLPPGVLNVVQGFGKEAGEALATSKRIAKIAFTGSTPVGSHIMKCAAENIIPSTVELGGKSPNIFFEDIMKAEPSFIEKAAEGLVLAFFNQGEVCTCPSRALVQESIYDEFMAVVMKKVLQIKRGDPLDTDTMVGAQASEQQFDKILSYLEIAKGEGAELLTGGKVEKLEGNLASGYYIQPTLLKGTNKMRVFQEEIFGPVVSITTFKDEAEALAIANDTEFGLGAGLWTRDINRAYRMGRAIKAGRVWTNCYHLYPAHAAFGGYKKSGVGRETHKMMLDHYQQTKNLLVSYDINPLGFF
- a CDS encoding YceK/YidQ family lipoprotein; this translates as MNKLLAILLILQLTGCATARTLDAAKPGAPVVYSGTRLDLYAMNGGCCAMDRFGAEAPSYPGVDLPASALLDTLLLPLSLLTVIGVGFQATGGL
- the ubiX gene encoding flavin prenyltransferase UbiX, with the protein product MSNGPERITLAMTGASGAQYGLRLLDCLVREDREVHFLISKAAQLVMATETDVSLPAKPQMMQAFLTEYTGAAAGQIRVYGKEDWMSPVASGSGAPAAMVVVPCSTGTLSAIATGACNNLIERAADVTLKERRQLILVPREAPYSSIHLEHMLKLSNMGVTILPASPGFYHQPQTIDDLIDFVVARILNLLGIPQDMLPRWGEHHLSSDE